A region from the Halobellus litoreus genome encodes:
- a CDS encoding vWA domain-containing protein, with amino-acid sequence MTNDPKLYTLSRRKMLAGIGVVGLASAGTGLGTSAFFSDEEEFVDNSLVAGELDLLVDWQQTYDFGDGHQFVSAHPDHDGDGEQSIAADNDAGQIRYSDFPDEEDEDSNGANIPVLNCENIPPLSEADFGVDPITGEEMETLVQFTDVKPGDSGEITFSLHLCDNPGYLWMQADNVSESGGVHAEPEMAVDPDNLGDLAGAIQATLWYDEDCDNVYDGADPVDIMLTLDFSGSMLYDQYGGVVSGDEITINGTTHPETTKIDLVELGTRQFVDYLQSQNADANVGVAYFDGEGSDDTEPRTGILQAMTTDLSVVDSALSGLRQKLANVVSGGPGSTPFDGDGDPDPFSNASSIATGTYIGEGVDDAQDELASNGRSGAEKRNIVLSDGESFNGGGSTSFASPEDAADDARAASPSPATDVYTISVGSANDGVLQAMAGPAGGAGGDPAFFNDVDDPLNVPSVFGNLAAQTVAEKVIMQDTLDNVLAALADGNGVPLDGNRATIYDELNDDPTDPDREAFRGDGVMHCVALSWELPFEVGNEIQGDTLGFDLGFYTEQERHNDGSGPELAA; translated from the coding sequence ATGACCAACGATCCCAAACTGTACACGCTATCGCGCCGCAAGATGCTCGCCGGAATCGGCGTCGTCGGGCTCGCCTCCGCGGGCACCGGCCTCGGAACGAGCGCGTTCTTCTCCGACGAGGAGGAGTTCGTCGACAACTCGCTCGTCGCGGGCGAACTCGACCTGCTCGTCGACTGGCAGCAGACCTACGACTTCGGCGACGGCCACCAGTTCGTCAGCGCCCACCCCGACCACGACGGCGACGGCGAACAGTCCATCGCGGCCGACAACGACGCCGGGCAGATCCGCTACAGCGACTTCCCGGACGAGGAGGACGAGGACAGCAACGGCGCTAACATCCCGGTGCTGAACTGTGAGAACATCCCCCCGCTCTCGGAGGCGGACTTCGGCGTCGACCCCATCACCGGCGAGGAGATGGAGACGCTCGTCCAGTTCACCGACGTGAAACCCGGCGACTCCGGCGAGATCACCTTCTCGCTGCACCTCTGTGACAACCCCGGCTACCTCTGGATGCAGGCCGACAACGTCTCCGAGTCCGGCGGCGTCCACGCCGAGCCCGAGATGGCGGTCGATCCGGACAACCTCGGCGACCTCGCCGGCGCGATCCAGGCGACGCTCTGGTACGACGAGGACTGCGACAACGTCTACGACGGCGCCGACCCGGTCGACATTATGCTGACGCTCGACTTCTCCGGGTCGATGCTGTACGACCAGTACGGCGGCGTCGTCAGCGGCGACGAGATCACGATCAACGGGACCACACACCCGGAGACGACGAAGATCGACCTCGTCGAACTCGGGACCCGGCAGTTCGTCGACTACCTGCAGTCGCAGAACGCCGACGCCAACGTCGGCGTCGCGTACTTCGACGGCGAGGGCAGCGACGACACCGAACCTCGAACCGGCATCCTCCAGGCGATGACGACGGACCTTTCGGTCGTCGACAGCGCGCTCTCCGGACTGCGCCAGAAACTCGCGAACGTCGTCAGCGGCGGTCCCGGCTCGACGCCGTTCGACGGCGACGGCGACCCGGACCCGTTCTCGAACGCGAGCTCGATCGCGACGGGGACGTACATCGGCGAGGGCGTCGACGACGCGCAGGACGAACTCGCGTCCAACGGCCGCAGCGGCGCCGAAAAGCGGAACATCGTCCTCTCGGACGGCGAGTCCTTCAACGGCGGCGGGAGCACGTCCTTCGCGTCGCCCGAGGACGCCGCCGACGACGCCCGCGCGGCCTCGCCGTCGCCGGCGACGGACGTCTACACCATCTCCGTGGGCAGCGCGAACGATGGCGTGCTCCAGGCGATGGCCGGCCCCGCCGGGGGCGCGGGCGGCGACCCGGCGTTCTTCAACGACGTCGACGACCCGCTCAACGTCCCGAGCGTGTTCGGGAACCTCGCGGCCCAGACGGTCGCGGAGAAGGTCATTATGCAGGACACGCTCGACAACGTCCTGGCCGCGCTGGCCGACGGGAACGGCGTCCCGCTCGACGGCAACCGCGCGACGATCTACGACGAGCTGAACGACGATCCGACCGACCCGGACCGCGAGGCGTTCCGCGGGGACGGCGTGATGCACTGCGTCGCCCTGTCCTGGGAACTCCCGTTCGAGGTCGGCAACGAGATCCAGGGCGACACGCTCGGCTTCGACCTCGGCTTCTACACCGAGCAGGAGCGGCACAACGACGGCTCCGGACCGGAACTCGCCGCCTGA
- a CDS encoding choice-of-anchor W domain-containing protein, which produces MTQDNQPQLYSLSRRKMLAGLGAVGLASAGAGLGTSAYFSDEESFENNTLTAGTLDLRVRYEASYDSDGAVENMADSAMGTQDGDPAGMFYDLDDVKPGDSGHVEFCFDIVDNPAYMWACGDLSQAENGMNEPEMAVDDTPDIGELGDSIVARLSYCDEVDGAFVEGEEIVSGSLVDVIAAISSGAALDGDGVAGLVPGEQSPYDEEVVVDEEEYITGACICLFWEIPYEVGNEIQSDSLTMSFEFHALQARHNDGTTNPCAPSITTRTGEGFAKQQEFATEQETSFARGRFGDNGPSGSWEVAVGPDVGSADTANYVWTPGNTVPFSYIYDGSGNASFTLDGVNVGSGIPAPSGKLAITTKADEATVSVANLALDLDGVPVTLSGPDAISASNDGPDREVTYLVFDTDAADVANAFTISGDVTVDVQGDYSGSDEGVAFDISVE; this is translated from the coding sequence ATGACGCAAGACAACCAACCCCAACTGTACAGCCTCTCACGCCGAAAAATGCTCGCCGGTCTCGGTGCCGTCGGCCTCGCCTCCGCGGGCGCCGGTCTGGGAACCTCCGCGTATTTCAGCGACGAGGAGAGCTTCGAGAACAACACGCTGACAGCCGGGACGCTCGACCTGCGCGTCCGCTATGAGGCCTCCTACGACAGCGACGGCGCGGTCGAGAATATGGCCGACTCCGCGATGGGGACTCAGGACGGCGACCCCGCGGGGATGTTCTACGACCTCGACGACGTGAAACCGGGCGACTCCGGGCACGTCGAGTTCTGTTTCGACATCGTGGACAACCCCGCCTACATGTGGGCGTGCGGTGACCTCTCCCAGGCCGAAAACGGAATGAACGAGCCCGAGATGGCGGTCGACGACACGCCCGACATCGGGGAGCTCGGCGACAGCATCGTGGCGCGACTCTCCTACTGCGACGAAGTCGACGGCGCGTTCGTCGAGGGCGAGGAGATCGTCTCCGGCTCGCTCGTCGACGTGATCGCGGCCATCTCCTCGGGTGCGGCGCTCGACGGCGACGGCGTCGCCGGCCTCGTGCCCGGCGAGCAGTCCCCGTACGACGAGGAAGTCGTCGTCGACGAAGAAGAGTACATCACCGGCGCGTGCATCTGCCTGTTCTGGGAGATCCCCTACGAGGTCGGCAACGAGATCCAGTCGGACTCGCTGACGATGTCCTTCGAGTTCCACGCGCTGCAGGCCCGCCACAACGACGGCACCACGAACCCGTGCGCGCCGTCGATCACCACCCGGACGGGCGAGGGCTTCGCCAAGCAACAGGAGTTCGCCACCGAGCAGGAGACCTCCTTCGCCCGCGGCCGCTTCGGTGACAACGGCCCCTCGGGGTCCTGGGAAGTCGCCGTCGGCCCCGACGTCGGCAGCGCCGACACGGCCAACTACGTCTGGACGCCCGGTAACACGGTCCCGTTCAGCTACATCTACGACGGGAGCGGCAACGCCTCGTTCACCCTCGACGGCGTGAACGTCGGCAGCGGGATCCCCGCGCCGAGCGGGAAGCTCGCGATCACGACGAAGGCCGACGAGGCAACCGTCAGCGTCGCGAACCTCGCGCTCGACCTCGACGGCGTCCCGGTCACCCTCAGCGGCCCCGACGCGATCTCGGCCAGCAACGACGGCCCCGACCGCGAGGTGACCTACCTCGTCTTCGACACCGACGCCGCGGACGTCGCGAACGCGTTCACGATCTCCGGCGACGTCACCGTCGACGTCCAGGGCGACTACTCCGGCAGCGACGAGGGCGTCGCCTTCGACATCAGCGTCGAGTGA
- a CDS encoding DUF7344 domain-containing protein: MFQRSALPEVEVYHVLSNARRREALAELWTQPEALSLRELSERVAATESGQSPAPRALRESVYNALHQTHLPKMDELGLVEYDPDRKLVRVCAQAGHLGRYMDVTTRAGVTWGEYYRALGVVGLFATVASLASVPGFSAVDPLVPATAFLVFFAVSTAYQLVAARLGARGRLARLRARLF, encoded by the coding sequence ATGTTCCAGCGATCCGCGCTCCCGGAGGTGGAAGTGTACCACGTACTGAGCAACGCGCGCCGCAGAGAGGCGCTCGCGGAGCTGTGGACCCAGCCGGAGGCGCTGTCGCTGCGAGAGCTATCCGAACGTGTTGCGGCGACCGAGTCCGGGCAGAGCCCCGCTCCGCGGGCGCTCCGCGAGAGCGTGTACAACGCGCTCCATCAGACGCACCTCCCGAAGATGGACGAACTCGGACTGGTCGAGTACGATCCCGACCGGAAGCTGGTTCGCGTGTGCGCGCAGGCGGGTCACCTGGGGCGGTATATGGACGTGACGACGCGAGCGGGGGTGACGTGGGGAGAGTACTACCGCGCGCTCGGCGTCGTCGGTCTGTTCGCCACCGTCGCGTCGCTCGCCTCGGTACCCGGATTCTCGGCCGTCGATCCACTCGTCCCTGCGACCGCCTTCCTCGTCTTCTTCGCCGTCTCGACGGCCTATCAACTCGTTGCCGCGCGACTCGGCGCGCGAGGTCGGCTCGCACGGCTCCGCGCTCGATTGTTCTGA